A genomic window from Silene latifolia isolate original U9 population chromosome Y, ASM4854445v1, whole genome shotgun sequence includes:
- the LOC141629874 gene encoding uncharacterized protein LOC141629874, with protein sequence MQGFEESTRDYLNRFNKEKVAISRCDIATVIQAFRRGLHQDSDIYKNLTMHPCTTFEEVQSKAIAVMRLEEESAPIRGIYDLDSVSRKAPMEKRSERSKPYSRSVNKVSGSSEGKSEANVHPKELGRRVRWPKLPAEGYSSSRKDTGKKCEFHGSSTHDTDECHSLRKEVKYHYDQGNLDNLLPRRTTRVNSADQVLTSPSPQCTRTVNVITGGSELCGLTYSAAKRRATELKGDKPEHSCRISRQNLPLVTFDETDAKSAPEQHHDALIIMLPI encoded by the exons ATGCAAGGGTTTGAGGAATCTACTCGTGATTACTTGAAcaggttcaacaaagagaaggtggcaATTTCGAGGTGCGATATAGCAACCGTTATACAAGCCTTCCGCCGAGGATTGCACCAGGATTCAGATATATACAAGAACCTGACCATGCATCCGTGCACTACCTTCGAGGAAGTACAATCAAAGGCAATTGCTGTCATGAGGCTAGAGGAAGAGTCTGCACCTATAAGAGGCATTTATGATTTAGACTCTGTATCCAGAAAAGCCCCGATGGAAAAGAGGAGTGAAAGATCCAAACCCTACAGCAGGAGCGTGAACAAAGTTTCTGGAAGTTCTGAAGGAAAGAGCGAGGCAAATGTACATCCAAAG GAGTTGGGTCGCAGAGTCAGATGGCCCAAACTCCCAGCAGAAGGATACTCCAGCAGCAGAAAGGATACTGGCAAAAAGTGTGAGTTCCATGGCAGTAGCACCCACGACACAGACGAATGCCATTCTCTCAGGAAGGAAGTCAAGTATCACTATGACCAAGGGAACCTGGATAACCTCCTACCTAGACGCACAACCAGAGTGAACTCTGCAGATCAGGTTCTGACATCTCCCTCTCCTCAATGCACTAGAACTGTGAATGTTATTACAGGTGGCTCAGAGCTATGCGGATTGACGTACTCAGCAGCAAAGAGGCGTGCTACGGAACTAAAGGGAGATAAGCCAGAGCACTCCTGCAGGATAAGTCGCCAGAACCTGCCATTAGTCACCTTTGACGAAACAGATGCAAAGTCTGCTCCAGAACAGCACCACGATGCTCTAATCATCATGCTCCCCATATGA